The Actinomycetota bacterium genome includes a window with the following:
- a CDS encoding DUF3800 domain-containing protein: MSKKLYIFLDESGDLGFSKGGSNYFTIAFLATEKPIKVKRVVKKIKQKHKIPRSVELKANTTKKRIRKELLYELSKLQIEIQSITVKKKNVDLKLRQDTNILYNYMVGLSLAERVVQGEPPNTKVIITVDKRTISVAYGFKFNDYLKYKIWYERGRNDIDLEFYHLESQNVYNLQAIDNIVNAIFRKYDRNDSELFDIIKNKITYDKTLFFNK, translated from the coding sequence ATGAGTAAAAAACTTTATATTTTTTTAGATGAATCTGGAGATCTTGGATTTAGTAAAGGAGGAAGTAATTATTTTACAATCGCTTTTCTCGCAACAGAGAAACCAATTAAAGTTAAAAGAGTTGTCAAAAAAATAAAGCAAAAACATAAAATTCCTCGTTCAGTTGAACTAAAAGCTAATACTACAAAAAAAAGGATAAGAAAAGAACTTCTTTATGAGCTTTCAAAATTACAAATTGAGATCCAATCGATTACGGTAAAAAAGAAAAATGTTGATCTAAAACTTCGGCAGGATACTAATATTCTTTATAATTATATGGTTGGTTTATCACTTGCTGAAAGAGTAGTTCAAGGAGAGCCTCCCAATACAAAAGTGATTATTACAGTTGATAAACGAACAATTTCAGTAGCTTATGGTTTTAAATTTAATGATTACTTAAAATATAAAATCTGGTATGAAAGAGGAAGAAATGATATTGATTTAGAGTTTTATCATTTAGAATCTCAAAATGTTTATAACCTACAAGCAATAGATAATATTGTAAATGCTATATTTAGGAAGTATGATAGAAATGATTCTGAACTATTTGATATCATTAAGAATAAAATAACTTATGATAAGACATTATTTTTTAACAAATAA